The Rhipicephalus sanguineus isolate Rsan-2018 chromosome 7, BIME_Rsan_1.4, whole genome shotgun sequence genome includes a window with the following:
- the LOC125759136 gene encoding uncharacterized protein LOC125759136, protein MSVALPRASFRAKLLWCVMWFSRAAKRRPGVCLVGLSPNFKKPATSELQVCTTRRVGDLLRAERSFDLAARPAECTWTSRGFALKRYSSADVLTRPVPLRLSFRTIADGVFMADVLPALDRERRLSSHTPWATTADLPGGYPPGTTSSEHFLIRPRVDYKQESCF, encoded by the exons ATGTCCGTGGCGCTCCCGCGGGCCTCATTTCGTGCCAAACTTCTCTGGTGCGTAATGTGGTTCTCGCGGGCCGCAAAGCGGCGTCCCGGTGTTTGCCTCGTCGGCTTGTCCCCGAACTTCAAGAAGCCGGCAACGTCTGAACTTCAAGTCTGCACAACGCGTCGCGTCGGGGACTTGCTGCGGGCGGAGCGCAG ctTCGACTTGGCTGCTAGACCTGCAGAGTGCACATGGACCAGCCGTGGCTTCGCGCTCAAGCGTTATTC GAGCGCTGACGTACTGACACGCCCCGTGCCGCTCCGGCTTAGCTTTCGCACTATCGCCGACGGAGTCTTCATGGCGGACGTGCTCCCGGCATTGGATCGA GAGCGCCGACTGTCTTCACACACCCCTTGGGCCACAACGGCTGATCTTCCTGGCGGATATCCTCCCGGCACTACCTCAAGTGAGCACTTTCTCATACGTCCACGAGTAGACTATAAGCAAGAATCGTGCTTCTAG